The genomic DNA TGGAGCAGTGGAATCTCATCCATAATCCAAGAATTACCAAAGGTCCATCAGAAACACTCTGAGGTTATAAACTCTAATCAACAGAATGTGTTTAAGAGCAGAGTCCTGTTTTATATGCACTTCAGGTTCAGTAAAGTCTTATttagtttgtgtatttgtacttGACTCTGTTTAAGTGATTTATGGTCTACTTCATATCTCATGAAAAACAGACGCTTTCAGGTGTTTTATTAAAtcacaataaaaacataatatctCAGAATAACTGTTTAATTTAAACTATATCAGTTATATTATTCATAATCttatcatttattaaaatagGACCATTTTATTCATAGATATCAGTTATAAAAATGATTCTGTCTGATCTGTAGCCTAGTTTTACACTTTAAAGCACACCTCAAACAATTTAGAGGGCActtgtcaaaataaaagaagtATTCCCAGAGCgtaaggagacggcggaccactgttgttcCACTGAGGACagagttggaggtccactagtgttttacacagcgttttctgggcggaccgctgctgattaaacagaattttagacaaaatcacacattttagcacttttccattcacagtccaattcacatttttccccttcattaggttctttttgttattctttattaataagatcagtaaataatttaaatcagcacagtgtcaacattttcatcatttaatgattttatatcaggctcatactcattattatatctctaaTAATAGCTgctggtaatatttgtattagtgtgttttccagaataaaagtctctgtgagtgTAAAGtctgtgtgaggagattataaatgagttctatCCGGTACAGGACAGTGATCTGAGTCTTTTTACgacagtggaccgatatatgctcgctgtctttGTTTGTATGGAAActgaaaacaatatttttaatgaGGTAAATAAATCAGGGATGAGGAATAACACACATCAGAGTGGAATAGCAGAGTTAAAATGCTGCTGATGAAATATTTCTTGTTTGCTCCTGCTGCTAAGTTAGTTAGCTAGCTACTGGACCTTAAAATGGCGACTCAATAAAGCtcataaatataacaaataacaTCTCAGAAACCGTCCTCTAACACTTCGGAAAATTATGAACACACCCATACACCAACATTTTAAACTTTCGAATATTAAGCGAAAATAACCGAGATTTCGTACGTTTAAGAAGGAAAAGTTAGCTCGTCGTTCAActtttagttccaccttaaatggcccAGTTACTGTGCACTGAACAAACAGCAGAAAGATGTCATATAagagccatttaaggtggaacagactaATCAAAGACAGGAGCTATTGACAATTAAGTTGAATTTACAACTCTCCCTTAAATAATCCACATTATCACTGAGCCCTGAAACAAGCTGCAGAATGGATCGcagcgccatttaaggtggaacagtaaaaatgtgaatttaatATGGCTTTAATGTGTTACGTTCACTGTTTTTCTTAAATTCTTGACTTTCTCAAACTCAAACTAATTCTTTAAACAGTGACAAATAAGAAATACGCGAATCACGTCACCAGGCACCGGTCTCCACGGTAACGGCCGTCTGTGACGCAATAAACCGCGGGTTTTTCCGACCTGCCTCAGTCGGTCTAGGTGCGAGTTGAGGGAGGTTCTGGTTTCACAGCTCCATCGAACTGGACCGAAGCGGATCCGTGACACTGAGAGAAGGGTAAGAGGAGGTCCCCTCCGCTGTGGAGATGGTTTAATAACGAACACAAACGCACGTTCTTCACTAAAATAATAACGTTTTAATATTGTTCAGAGAAGGACCCGCCCCCcgaaatgttaataataataataatatttattattttaatgatcaTCGGGCCTATAATTATCATCCCATATGATGGTAAACCAATCATATAGCGCCACAAATAAACCCCGCCCAATCTCCAAAGCTGTTAAACTGTTATGACTGAAACGCCCCCTACTCACTACTCCCTACAATACTCACTATATAGGGCACTACTTTAGGGAGCTGAATTCAGGTcggtagtgaatgattttagACACAAAACAGTACACTTttaatagtgaatagggcacagtttcggaCAGTTTTAGAGTCAGTCTATGGAACTGAATTTCTAATGTGGCTAATAGCGCCCCCCTGTGGAGAGCGGCATTTGGCCTGTTTCTAATGTTATTTTTGTAGATTAATTTAAACTTCCTGATTCTCAATGATGTGACAACTCTTTACCACACATTGACAatagcgcccccttgtggaaaAGTAATGTACGGGGAATATGAATAGAACGCTTCATATAAATTATCGTATTATCACGATGCTCAATTATGTAAATTAATCAGATGTAATCAGAATTATAATGATGTGAGGGTTGAACTGCTGTTATACTCGTGTCGCTTAAACAGGAGAAATGACGGGAACGAGAAAATCCCAGAATGCCTATGGTGACTTTAAAGCCTTTGAATTTAtagattttttgttgtttgttgtggtagaagtgtctgaattcagtgtgttgttgttgttgtttgtaggGGTAGAAGTATCTGaattcagtgtgttgttgttgtttttgtttgttgtggtagaagtgtctgaattcagtgtgttgttgttgtttttgtttgttgtggtagaagtgtctgaattcagtgtgttgttgttgttgtttgtaggGGTAGAAGTGTCTGaattcagtgtgttgttgttgtttttgtttgttgtggtagaagtgtctgaattcagtgtgttgttgttgtttttgtttgttgtggtagaagtgtctgaattcagtgtgttgttgttgtttttgtttgttgtggtagaagtgtctgaattcagtgtgttgttgttgttgtttgtaggAGTAGAAGTGTCTGaattcagtgtgttgttgtttgtagTGGTAGAAGTGTCTGaattcagtgtgttgttgtttttgttgttgtttgtaggGGTAGAAGTGTCTGaattcagtgtgttgttgtttttgttgttgtttgtaggGGTAGAAGTGTCTGaattcagtgtgttgttgttgtttgtaggAGTAGAAGTGTCTGaattcagtgtgttgttgttgttgttgtttgtaggGGTAGAAGTGTCTGaattcagtgtgttgttgttgtttgtaggAGTAGAAGTGTCTGaattcagtgtgttgttgtttttgttgttgtttgtaggGGTAGAAGTGTCTGaattcagtgtgttgttgtttttgttgttgtttgtagtGGTAGAAGTGTCTGaattcagtgtgttgttgttgttgtttgtaggAGTAGAAGTGTCTGaattcagtgtgttgttgttgttgttgtttgtaggGGTAGAAGTGTCTGaattcagtgtgttgttgttgtttgtaggGGTAGAAGTTTCTGaattcagtgtgttgttgtttttgttgttgtttgtaggGGTAGAAGTGTCTGaattcagtgtgttgttgtttttgttgttgtttgtaggGGTAGAAGTGTCTGAAttcagtgtgttgtttttgtttgtaggGGTAGAAGTGTCTGaattcagtgtgttgttgttgtttgtaggAGTAGAAGTGTCTGaattcagtgtgttgttgttgttgttgtttgtaggGGTAGAAGTGTCTGAAttcagtgtgttgtttttgttgttgtttgtaggGGTAGAAGTGTTTGaattcagtgtgttgttgttgtttgtaggGGTAGAAGTGTCTGaattcagtgtgttgttgttgttgtttgtagtGGTAGAAGTGTTTGaattcagtgtgttgttgttgttgttgtttgtagtGGTAGAAGTGTCTGaattcagtgtgttgttgttgtttgtaggGGTAGAAGTGTCTGaattcagtgtgttgttgttgtttgtaggGGTAGAAGTGtctgaatgcagtgtgttgttgttgttgtttgtaggGTAGAAGTGtctgaatgcagtgtgttgttgttgtttgttgtggtagaagtgtctgaattcagtgtgttgttgttgtttgtagtGGTAGAAGTGTCTGaattcagtgtgttgttgttgtttgttgtggtagaagtgtctgaattcagtgtgttgttgtttgtagTGGTAGAAGTGTCTGAAttcagtgtgttgtttttgttgttgtttgtaggGGTAGAAGTGTCTGAAttcagtgtgttgtttttgttgttgtttgtaggGGTAGAAGTGTCTGAAttcagtgtgttgtttttgttgttgtttgtaggGGTAGAAGTGTCTGAAttcagtgtgttgtttttgttgttgtttgtaggGGTAGAAGTGTCTGAAttcagtgtgttgtttttgttgttgtttgtaggGGTAGAAGTGTCTGaattcagtgtgttgttgttgttgttatttgtagGAGTAGAAGTGTCTGaattcagtgtgttgttgttgtttgtagtGGTAGAAGTGTCTGaattcagtgtgttgttgttgttgttgtttgtagtGGTAGAAGTGTCTGaattcagtgtgttgttgttgttgttgtttgttgtggtagaagtgtctgaattcagtgtgttgttgttgttgtttgtagtGGTAGAAGTGTCTGaattcagtgtgttgttgttgttgttgtttacaggtTTAAACCGTAATCAGTGAAACAATGGCAGAGAAAGCACTTGAGAACGAAGTGATGGATGAGGAAAGTTTTTTCTTGGAAGACATCTGTGCTTCATCTAACAAAGACTTCACTGTCCTCCAGAGCCTGAGGAACGAGTGAGTACTCAGACCTTATTTTATCTGACTGTCTCAGTGAGGATGAGATGTCATGAAGAACCCGGCAGCCCCCAATAACACTGTGTTGTTCTCTTTTGAAGGTCTGAAGCAGTAGCGGGGTCCTACAGTCACCTGGGGGCTCTGTTTGGAATTACAGAGCAGACAGTCCTGAGGAGCGTCCAGGAAAGAATGAAGAAGTGTGTGTTCGGAGGTTTCTCCGACTGCCCCCAGCTGACCGCGGCTCTGGTCAGCGAGGTCTTCCATGCGGTCAACGCCGCCGTCCAGAAGACCATGGTCAAAGAGGCTTGGGGATGTTCTAAGCCCCTGTTCTGCAGACACCCGTTTAAGTCCTGCACACAGACGGGTGACGAGCTCGTTTCCTCAGTCACGGCCAGGGTTGAGGATCTGATCCGGGAGCAGGCGGCAGGGAACAGCGGAGCCCCAGAGACAGATGTGACAGCAGCTGTTGCTGAAGTTCTCTGGGTGATCAAAGACCAGATCACAGGATCTGAGACTTCGGAGGAAGCCGTGTTCTCTCTGGACCTCGTCGAGTTCATCCTGAACAACGTCCTGATGGTCAAAGTTCAGGAGAGGAGCTGCTCCCCGGCTTCAGACGGAAGCTGGTCCTCCGGCAGCAGTGATCTGGACCTTCAGAGTGTGGAACTCCCTGACTTCGCCTCTGAGTCCGAGGataagagagaggaagagggcaAATCCTGGGTCATCCTCAGGAAGCAGGGACACGACGACAAAGACAGGGTGTTGATGTCCTCTTTAGTGGACACTGTACAGAAAGCATCACAAAAAACGTCCAAAAACGTTGATCCCAAACCTGTGATCTCCTGGACAGCTCTCACTCTCTGCATCCAAGCAATACTGCGCAGGATCCAGGGGGTGGCGTCCACTGATGTCCAGAAGTCTCAGCTCGCAGCAGTTACAGAGCAGCAGGTCCTGGAACTGACCTACTCGGTGTGGACAATTATGGCTTTGGCCACTGTGGTCAGACTCGGGAACGACGAGCATGCTCTCCCAGAGCTCCACCCCTCCATCGTCGACGAAGCTTATGAGGCTCTTCTGAGAAGAATGGGGTCTGTGTCTGATCTGGTGGAGGCTGTGTACACCCGGAGAGAGATTCTGTGCGAGATCCTCACCGTCTCCATCGTGTGGGCCATTCTACGAGCGGACCCTAAATACATATGGCCTCCAGGGTACGCTCCTGAAACCCCCGCCTCCGTGAGCAGCCCGAGCCTCGACCCGGTGACTCTGCTGCTCCTTCGCGTCCTGGCTCGCTCAGAACCAGCTCCAGAGGGCTGCTGCTGGAAGAAAAGGAGCTCCAACAGTCAGAAAGAAGACCTTATGGAGAGGGTTCTGCTGGAGGTGTCCTCAGACTCTGGCTCTGAGAGGATACAGACAGCTCTCAGAGGGACTTTTGATGAGCTCCGTCAGAGGTTCGGTGAGGAGAGGTTACTGCGCATGGTGATGAACCCTCACGACTCCAGCGTGACCCGCGCTCTGACACGGGCTTTGGAGAAGCTTCTCGGAGGTTCACGGGCTGAAGGTGAACCCGAGGACACGAAGAGGACGACGAAGAAGCTGAGGAACATCTTCTCCAGCCTGAGGAAGCTCAGCCTCTTCAAAACGGTAGAGTATTATTTGAATTCTTTCTTTATCGAGTAGTTTCAGCGAATCTGAGCCTGACCACATTGTCCTTTCTCTTTttacagaaaagcaaagaaggAAAGAAGTCCGGACCGGAGGATGGTGACCCGGATGGATTACCCAGCTGCTCCACACAAAGTAAGTTCCGCTCTGTTACTGGAGCTGATGCCAGTGCCCGGCTCCTCCCTGGCTGGTGGAGGGGAGGTATGGGTATCGACGTGGTTTTAACTCTGAGATTACTGCTGGACGGTACCTTGGTTCCTCGTGTGGTCAGATACCAACCGTGTGATCTTCTCTCCGCAGACGCAGCCCCTTCCCAAGAGAAAAAGCAGAAGAAAGGATCCATCTTCTCCAGGATGTTCTCCTCCTTTCGGAAGCCGGATGCTTAACTCCCTCCCGATTGGCTACTGCAAAACCAATCAGTGCTCTCCCCCACCTCAGAGCTCGGGGACACACTCAGGGACACACTCGGGGACACAGTCTCAACTTGgacttaaataaacaaacaaacagaaggaTTTACTGTGTTCTGACGACTTTATTACACCTCTGTACCTCAGGGGTTACAGAGGGGTGAAGGgggtgggtctgaaaggatgtggggGGCAGGTGTGAGGagttaatcattattttaaaaagtaataataatacttaaatattatataatacaatatattttatactatatacaataacattattattattatatataatcagttcgaggaatataaatataattcatataaaataatatattaattatatttgaatacattataaaaataatataaaattctAAACTAtaacagaaatataaatataaaatgtatttaaaaagtgataaatatgtgtaaaatacatattaaatatgATGTCATAAATGCTGTAATGaatcaataacacactggagGTGTGTGCTATAGCGTGAGACACTGCGCTGCTGTGCTGCGGTCGcagtgctgtagatcagtcacCACTGTCAATATCTCACACTACAGCACACTCCTCCAGTGTTTTATTGCATTGATTGATGATTGATTATAACACAGTTCTAGCCGTTTATAGTTAGGTCTTAAGACGAAGAAGACCgtgaaaaataaaagtgctaagTGCGGAGCGATACCTGAAGACCAGTGTAATACTGACACTGCTGgaacgtctctcagccaatcacatcgcAGGATtagaactaactgtggtataattatatataataaatgtatttaaaataaataaaatacaaattgaTACAAGTTTAATATATAAACTATAATCAAATAGgtactaaataaaaaatatataaattatataaatatacatatcaCATATAGTTCATACATAATACAATTTGTATATtacctataataataatatatatataattatgagtatatgattacatttaaataataaagataatcaaatataaaatgattaatgtAATAGCtactttaataaaattaaataaaactcactcactctcacccattctcactctgtctctcactcactcactcttactcactctcactcactctcaatctgtcactcactctcacttactctcactctcattctgtctctcaatctgtcactctctcactctcactctgtcactcactcactctctcactccctctcactcactctctcactccctctcactcactgtctcactcactctctcactcactccagGTGTGTGGCTGTACCTGTAGGTGCAGGGGGACGATGGGGGGCCTCTGGCGGGTCAGTGGGGGCCGGTGCAGGGCTCGGTGCAGACCCAAAGCCAACAGCACAGCGAGCAGTAGCAGAGCCACGCCGGCCATCAGCACCATGAACCACAGCTGTAGATAGACTGGAGGAGCCGGACCCCCACCAGAGCGCTCCCCCGCCACAGTCTCCAGCTCCAGATCTgagcacacagagaaacacaggggCACAGCTGTGGAGTAATACACAAACCACAACGGGACACTG from Hoplias malabaricus isolate fHopMal1 chromosome 7, fHopMal1.hap1, whole genome shotgun sequence includes the following:
- the LOC136702258 gene encoding uncharacterized protein — translated: MAEKALENEVMDEESFFLEDICASSNKDFTVLQSLRNESEAVAGSYSHLGALFGITEQTVLRSVQERMKKCVFGGFSDCPQLTAALVSEVFHAVNAAVQKTMVKEAWGCSKPLFCRHPFKSCTQTGDELVSSVTARVEDLIREQAAGNSGAPETDVTAAVAEVLWVIKDQITGSETSEEAVFSLDLVEFILNNVLMVKVQERSCSPASDGSWSSGSSDLDLQSVELPDFASESEDKREEEGKSWVILRKQGHDDKDRVLMSSLVDTVQKASQKTSKNVDPKPVISWTALTLCIQAILRRIQGVASTDVQKSQLAAVTEQQVLELTYSVWTIMALATVVRLGNDEHALPELHPSIVDEAYEALLRRMGSVSDLVEAVYTRREILCEILTVSIVWAILRADPKYIWPPGYAPETPASVSSPSLDPVTLLLLRVLARSEPAPEGCCWKKRSSNSQKEDLMERVLLEVSSDSGSERIQTALRGTFDELRQRFGEERLLRMVMNPHDSSVTRALTRALEKLLGGSRAEGEPEDTKRTTKKLRNIFSSLRKLSLFKTKSKEGKKSGPEDGDPDGLPSCSTQNAAPSQEKKQKKGSIFSRMFSSFRKPDA